Part of the Deltaproteobacteria bacterium genome, ACCCTCTACGGCCCCTCCGAGGCCGCCGGCGGGAGCGAGGAGCCCATGGACCTGCGCGGGGCCCTGGCCCGTCAGATGGAGGCGCCGAACTTCCCGGTGCCCCTCGAGGCGATGGGCGCGGACAAGCGCTTCCGGGACCTGGACGACGGTGACCGGCTCGCCCTGGGGCCCTTCGAGATCCTCACCCGGCGCCTCGAGCACCCCCAGGGCTGCCTGGGCTACCGCATCGAGGCGGAGGGCCACAGCGTCTGCTTCGCCACCGACACCGAGCACCGCGCGGACGGAGAGCTCGACGAGGCCCTCCTCCAGCTCGCCCGCGGGGTGGACCTGCTCATCTACGACGCCCAGTACACGCCGGACGAGTACGAGGGCACCTTCGGGCCGAGCCGCCGGGGCTGGGGTCACTCCACCCACGAGGCGGCCGCCCGGATCGCGCGGGCCTGCGGGGCCAAGACCCTGGCCCTCTTCCACCACGACCCCACCCACGATGACGCCTTCGTCGCCCGGATGGAGCGCGACGCCCGGGGGCTCTTCCCCTGGACCCGCGCCGCCCGGGAGGGCGAGGTGGTGAGGTTCTAGGGTGGCCATCGCACGCGCCAGGATTCGAGATAGACTGCGAGGCGCGGTGGGCACCTCTCCTCCACGACCTGGCGACCCGCTCCTGGTGCTCGGTGAGCTCCTCGACCGGGAGGTCGCCCTCGGCGAGCTCCTGACCGGGGTGGTGCGCCGCATCGCCCAGGCCATGCGGGCCGACCGGGGCACCCTCTACCTGCTGGACCGGGCGCGGGAGGAGCTCTTCTCCAAGGCCGCCGACCTGCCCGAGCTCTCGGAGATCCGGCTGGCCCTCGGCCAGGGGGTGGCCGGGCACGTCGCGCAGACCGGCGAGACCCTCAACGTGCCCACCACCAACGCCGACCCCCGCTTCTTCTCGGGGATCGACGCCCGGACGGGCTACGAGACGCGCTCGATCCTGGCGGTGCCCCTCCGGGACAGCCAGGGCGACCTGATCGGGGTCGTGCAGCTGCTCAACAAGCAGGGCGGCCCCTTCACCCGGGACGATGAGATGACCCTCACCGCCCTGGCCGAGCAGGCCGCGGCCGCGGTGGAGGCCACCACCCTCTACGACGCCCTCTTCCGGGGCGAGGCCGCCCCCGCCGGGGTCGCCCAGGGGAAAGTCGACAGCCGCTTCAACCGGATCATCGGCGAGTCGGCGGTGATGCAGCGCGCCTACGACCTCACCACCCGCGCCGCCCGCTCCGAGGCCACGGTGCTCATCCACGGCGAGAGCGGCACGGGCAAGGAGCTCTTCGCCCGGGCGGTGCACGTGAACTCCCGGCGCAGCGAGGGCCCCTTCGTGAAGGTGGACTGCGCCGCCCTCCCCGAGAGCCTCATCGAGAACGAGCTCTTCGGCCACGAGAAGGGCGCCTACACCGGCGCCGACGCCCGGGCCGAGGGGAAGTTCGACGCGGCCGCCGGCGGCACCCTCTTCCTCGACGAGATCGGGGAGCTGCCCCTCTCCGCCCAGTCCAAGCTGCTGCGCGTCCTGCAGGATCACACCTTCCTGCGGGTGGGCGGCACCGAGCAGGTGGAGGCGGACGTCCGGGTGGTCACCGCCACCAACCGCGACCTGGAGCAGATGGTGAAGGAGGGCCGCTTCCGGAGCGACCTCTACTACCGGGTGCGGGTGGTCGACATCCTCCTGCCCCCGCTGCGGGAGCGCGGAGAGGCCGACCTGCGGCGCCTGGTGCTGCACTTCATCCAGAGCACGGCCCGGCGCCACGGCCGCGAGGTCCCGGCCCTCTCCGAGGGGGCCTGGAGCCGGCTGCTCTCCTACCGCTGGCCCGGGAACGTGCGGGAGCTCGAGCACTGCATCGAGAGCGCGGTGGTCATCTGCGACGAGACCGTCATCCAGCCCGCCGACCTGCCCCTGCCCGATCGGGGGGCCGAGCGGAGCCGCGCGGGGGAGCCCGGCGCCCTCGAGCTCGGGCCCGCCGCCACCCTCGAGGAGGTCGAGCGGGAGCACATCCGGCGGGTCCTCGAGAGCGTGGACGGGAACCGCAGCGAGGCCGCCCGCTCGCTGGGGATCGGCCGCAGCA contains:
- a CDS encoding sigma 54-interacting transcriptional regulator is translated as MGTSPPRPGDPLLVLGELLDREVALGELLTGVVRRIAQAMRADRGTLYLLDRAREELFSKAADLPELSEIRLALGQGVAGHVAQTGETLNVPTTNADPRFFSGIDARTGYETRSILAVPLRDSQGDLIGVVQLLNKQGGPFTRDDEMTLTALAEQAAAAVEATTLYDALFRGEAAPAGVAQGKVDSRFNRIIGESAVMQRAYDLTTRAARSEATVLIHGESGTGKELFARAVHVNSRRSEGPFVKVDCAALPESLIENELFGHEKGAYTGADARAEGKFDAAAGGTLFLDEIGELPLSAQSKLLRVLQDHTFLRVGGTEQVEADVRVVTATNRDLEQMVKEGRFRSDLYYRVRVVDILLPPLRERGEADLRRLVLHFIQSTARRHGREVPALSEGAWSRLLSYRWPGNVRELEHCIESAVVICDETVIQPADLPLPDRGAERSRAGEPGALELGPAATLEEVEREHIRRVLESVDGNRSEAARSLGIGRSTLLRKIARYGL
- a CDS encoding MBL fold metallo-hydrolase — encoded protein: MKIRFWGVRGSVASSGPATRKIGGNTTCVEVESQGERLILDAGTGVRALGDHLLEAARQGDRRVPIEASFLFTHLHWDHIQGFPFFAPAYVPGTELTLYGPSEAAGGSEEPMDLRGALARQMEAPNFPVPLEAMGADKRFRDLDDGDRLALGPFEILTRRLEHPQGCLGYRIEAEGHSVCFATDTEHRADGELDEALLQLARGVDLLIYDAQYTPDEYEGTFGPSRRGWGHSTHEAAARIARACGAKTLALFHHDPTHDDAFVARMERDARGLFPWTRAAREGEVVRF